Genomic DNA from Filimonas effusa:
GGTGTTCCTGAATATACAGCTGGCTGCTTTTCAGGATATCGGGGCGTAATTCTACGTTACCGGGGCTATAAACGCCGTGCACATTACCGAAAGACGCTGCGATGGTAAACATGGGGCTTACTTCGTTTAAAGCTTTGTAAGCTTCAGCCACTTCGGAAGGTTGGGTATAGAGTTTGGAGTTTTCAACACCAGAGTTGTCGACGCCGTCTTCTTCACCGCCTGTTACGCCCAATTCGATTTCGATGCTCATACCGAGGGGAGCCATTCTTTTGAAGAAGGCTACAGAGGTTTCGATATTTTCATGCAGGGGTTCTTCGGAGAGGTCGAGCATGTGAGAACTGAACAGGGGGCGGCCGTTTTTGGCTTTAAATTCTTCGCCGGCTTTGATGAGGCCGTCGATCCAAGGCAGCCATTTCTGGGCGGCGTGGTCGGTGTGCAATACAACGGGGACGCCATAGTATTGTGCAACGTTATGAATATGAAGCGCGCCGCTTACGGCGCCGGCGATGTTAGCCTGCAGGTTATCGTTGGGCATACCTTTACCCGCGATAAACTGGGCGCCACCGTTACTGAACTGAATGATAACGGGAGATCCCACTTTGGCAGCAGTCTCCAATACAGCATTGATGGTATTGGTGCCTATGGTGTTAACGGCAGGCAATGCAAACTTATTTTGTTTGGCATCGGCATACAAAGAAGCTAACTCTTCGCCGTATAATACACCGGCATTGTACTTGGCCATCTTGAAAGTTTTTAGGTTTTAGAATAATTAGGTTTAGTTATTATACTAGGCGATGCAAAATAAACGTATAAATCACGAAGATTCAAAGGAAATTAGTGGCCATCTGTGAGCCGTGATAGCTCAAACTGCTTATTTTTGCTATCCTCAAATTCCTAACGGATATTATGAACAAAGAAGAAGATTTCGATTCGAACCTAGCGGGCGAAGAAGGAAGCCAGCAATCAGCTGAAGCCAAAGAGCGTTGGTTTCGCCGCCTTCGTAAGGGCATAACCACTTCTACTGCCGATAAAAAGGAGACGCCAGAAGGTTTGTGGAGTAAATGTCCTGAGTGCAATTATATATGCACTACCACTGAGCTTGCCGAAAGTATGTATGTATGTCCGAAGTGTAACTACCATCATCGTATTGGCAGTGAAGACTATTTCAATATCATATTCGACGATAAAACATATACGGTTCATTTCGATAATATCATCAGTAAAGATTTTTTGGGTTTTACGGATCTGAAGCCTTACCAGAAGCGGCTTGACGAGATACATTCCAAGACTGATCTGAAGGACAGTATGCGTGTGGCTCATGGCAACGTACTTGGCAGCGGCCTGGTGGTTGCGGCTATGGATTTTGAGTTCATTGGCGGTTCGCTGGGAAGTGTTATGGGTGAGAAGTTTGCCCGTGCGGTAGACCTGTGTATAGAGCTTCATTTGCCTTTCCTGGTAATATCGAAGAGCGGGGGCGCCCGTATGATGGAAAGCGCTTTCAGTTTGATGCAGTTAGCGAAGACTTCGGGAAAATTATCGCAGCTGAGCGATGCCGGTCTGCCATTTATTTCGATGCTTACCGATCCTACGTTTGGTGGTATTTCGGCGAGTTTTGGGATGCTGGGGGATCTTAATATAGCTGAACCTGGTGCGTTAATTGGTTTTGCGGGTCCGCGTGTTATCAAGGAAACGATCAAAAAAGACCTGCCGGAAGGTTTCCAGCGCAGTGAGTTCCTTCTTGATCATGGTTTCCTGGATTTCATTGTTGACAGAAAGACTTTGAAGGAGAAACTTGCGCAGGTAATTACGTTATTCAACGGTTAGAACAGACGCCAGCCAGCGGGTTTGTAGTTTTGGGAGACCAGTTGTTACAGCTCCTGCGTTTCGTAATAACCTTACAGTCAAAAGCGAAAAAGAGGCCTACTACTACCCTTTTTCGCTTTTGACTTTTTATTTTTGCAGACTGTACCTGCTAAGCGGGTTATGTATACTTTAACATTTTAAAAGCCAAAAAGCAAAAGCAAAAAAAGAAAGAGCGTTTATTTTTGATTTTTACTCCCTTATTATCAGGGGTTCCAGCAGGCTTGTTTTGGCAGGCTCACCCGGAATTTGGCATCAGACCTTTGAATTGCACAATTGATATGGCAAAAGAGATGAACAACAGGCAGGCCTATTTCAATTACTACATAGAAGATAAATATGTAGCGGGAATAGTGTTGCTGGGAACGGAAGTAAAATCGATACGTGATGGCAAGGTAAGCTTCAATGATGCTTTCTGCCTGTTTGATGACGGAGAGCTTTGGGTAAGAGGTTTATATATTGCTGAATATGCGCGTGGCACTTCGAACAATCATATAGCAGTTCATGACCGTAAGTTATTGCTGACAAAGCGGGAGCTGAAGAAAATGGGGGTTAAAATGAAGGAGAAGGGGTTTACCATAGTGCCGTTGCGTGTTTTTTTAAACGAGAAGAACCTGGTAAAGGTGGAGATTGGCCTGGGAAGAGGTAAAAAGCTGCATGACAAGCGTGATACGATAAAGCAGCGCGATGCCGACCGTGATCTGAAGCGCTATATCGGTTAGAAGACAATTAGCACGATTCTTGAATAACTCTGCAAAATCCCGCCACCATAAATGAAACGTCATTATTTTCTGTTGTTGTTGTGTGTACTTATGAGTGTTGCCACTACCTTACAAGCCCAGACGGTGAAAGGGAAATGGTATGGCGTAGGTAATGTTAATATAGATGGCAGTGCCAATAACTATCTCTGTGAGCTGATCCTGGAGCAGAAGGGCAGTGTAGTTACGGGGGAGTTCAATTATTTCTTTCGCAATGGTTATTTCAGCAATAAGATAAAGGGTACTTACAATGCGACCAAGCGGCAGTTAAAGATCAATTTTATGCCGATGATCTTTTATAAGACGGTAGATGCGGCTATGGGGGTAGATTGTATGATGGAAGGAACCTTTACTTTAAAGGCATCGAAAATAGAGACCACGCTTTCGGGGCGTTTTACCAGTGATGACCTGCATACTTACAGCTGTGCTCCTATCAATGTAAAGTTCACAAAATTGCTGAAGGAAGTGCCTTTCCAGCAGCTTGTTGAAACAGAGATAGAGAAGCAGGCGAAGGATACCCTTGTTCGTCCTGCCGAGTCGCCTATACAGAAACTGCAGCGGGAAGCTTCTATCCAGCTGAATATGCGTACCAAAGAGATCGTGAAGGAGCTAGAGGTATCGGAGGATTCTGTAAGGATAGATCTATATGATAACGGAGAGTTTGATTATGATACCGTTTCCGTGTTCTATAATGGCAAGCTGGTTCAGCATAAGCAATTGCTGGAGACGCGCAAGCCTATTACCTTCAAAGTAGCGGTAGATTCTATTGCAGCCAATAACGACCTGGTGATGTTTGCAGAGAATCTTGGCACCATACCTCCGAATTCGGCGTTGATGATCATTACGGATAAGGATCATCGTTACGAGATAAACCTGACCAGTACTTACCAGAAGAATGCGGCTGTGCGGTTACGAAGGAAAAAGGAGTGAGCCGATGGCCTACTCCTCCGGTAATTCGTGACCGCGGTGGCAGGTGGCGCATGAAACTGCCTGGATCACCTTTGTAGTATCGGTGGCCGGGGTGAAATAGCGGCGATTGATGTCGTTTGTCATACGGATCATTTCGCGGGTCGTTTCTTTTTCGGGTTTGGCGTCGCTGGCGAAATCGGGACGATTAGGGTCCATTTCGCTCTGGGCATGGCAGAAGTTACATTTTACGCCCAGGGCCGTATTATAGCCACGCATGATCTGCTGGAGGCTATCGCGGCTGATATCCTGGGGCAATACTTTCAGATTACGTTTACGGGGTTGCTGATAGGGTTTGTAGGCGGTTACGCTGATAAATACGGCAGCGTTCAGCAACAGCAGTACGACTGTTTTCTTAGAGTGGGGTTTCGACATATCATCAATTATTAAGGGAAGATAGGAAAAAGATAGTAGCTGGCGGGTGAATAACAGGCAGTTACAGAAAGAAAAAGGGATAGGACCTGTTATGGAGGTTCTATCCCTTTTTTATTTCGCAGCGAGAGCGATGTGTTTATATAATGCTCTGCTGTGCTATTTTATTATGTTATGAAACAGACGCAGCTTCTTCTTTAAGGTGATTATAGCTGTTTTTGCTGGATTCTATCAGTTTGAGAATACGTGCACGAACATCATCTTTTAAGCCGTCGACTTCACCTTCGAAGATGGATTGTAATTCGTCGAGTTCCTGACCTGCGTGGCCTCGGAGCCGGCGAAGTTTTCTTTTCCAGGTATCAGCTGTGTCAGAGATCTTCTGACGCGTTTCTTTACCGGAAGCTGGCGCTACCAGCAAGCCTATAGCTACACCGGCTACGAGGCCGGATAACGTACCTACTAAAATTTTTTGTACACTCATAGGAATGTTTTTTGGGTAATGAATAGTGTTTCTATTCTATTATCCAAGAACCTTGCCAGCCTCTTCGCGTTCGGCGAGCCATTTACGGCGGCCATAGCCTTGCAGGACATGGCGTTCGCTATGATAGGAAGAACGGACGAGGGGACCGCTTTCAACATAGTCGAAACCAAGCTCGTAGGCGATTTCGCGGAGTTCTGCGAACTCGTTGGGGTGTACAAAACGGTGAACGGGAAGATGTTTTTGTGTGGGTTGCAGGTACTGTCCCAGGGTAAGAACGTCTACATTTACTGCGGCGAGGTCTTCGAGCGCCTGGATCACTTCTTCTTTGGTTTCGCCAAGTCCGAGCATGATACCTGTTTTAGTACGGCGGCCGCCCTGTTTGAGGTATTTGAGCACTTCGAGGCTGCGCCTGTATTTGGCCTGGATGCGCACCTGACGGCTCAGGCGTTCCACGGTTTCCATGTTATGGCTTACTACTTCGGGAGCGGCGTCGATCACGCGCTGAATATTCTCTTCCTGGCCTTTGAAGTCGGGGATGAGCGTTTCGAGTGTAGTACCCGGATTTAATGCTTTTACGGCTTTAATGGTATTGTACCAGATGATGGAGCCACCATCTTTCAGTTCGTCCCTGTCGACGCTTGTAAGCACGGCATGTTTGACTTTCATGAGGTGGATGGCTTCGGCGACCCGCTGCGGTTCGTCCCAGTCGACGGGATCGGGTCTACCTGTGGCTACGGCGCAGAAGCCGCAGCTACGGGTACAGGTATTACCCAGGATCATAAACGTGGCGGTACCTTCTCCCCAGCACTCTCCCATATTCGGACAATTACCGCT
This window encodes:
- a CDS encoding YtxH domain-containing protein; translated protein: MSVQKILVGTLSGLVAGVAIGLLVAPASGKETRQKISDTADTWKRKLRRLRGHAGQELDELQSIFEGEVDGLKDDVRARILKLIESSKNSYNHLKEEAASVS
- the fbaA gene encoding class II fructose-bisphosphate aldolase translates to MAKYNAGVLYGEELASLYADAKQNKFALPAVNTIGTNTINAVLETAAKVGSPVIIQFSNGGAQFIAGKGMPNDNLQANIAGAVSGALHIHNVAQYYGVPVVLHTDHAAQKWLPWIDGLIKAGEEFKAKNGRPLFSSHMLDLSEEPLHENIETSVAFFKRMAPLGMSIEIELGVTGGEEDGVDNSGVENSKLYTQPSEVAEAYKALNEVSPMFTIAASFGNVHGVYSPGNVELRPDILKSSQLYIQEHLKTGEKPVSFVFHGGSGSPKEQIRETLDYGVIKMNIDTDMQWAYWEGVLNFYKKNEGYLQAQLGNPEGADKPNKKFYDPRVWLRKGEEQFVKRLEEAFADLNCIGRNK
- the lipA gene encoding lipoyl synthase, producing the protein MRELPIVTKTETVAEPEAKLKKPSWLRVKLPIGDSYKNVRNLVDNHKLHTICESGNCPNMGECWGEGTATFMILGNTCTRSCGFCAVATGRPDPVDWDEPQRVAEAIHLMKVKHAVLTSVDRDELKDGGSIIWYNTIKAVKALNPGTTLETLIPDFKGQEENIQRVIDAAPEVVSHNMETVERLSRQVRIQAKYRRSLEVLKYLKQGGRRTKTGIMLGLGETKEEVIQALEDLAAVNVDVLTLGQYLQPTQKHLPVHRFVHPNEFAELREIAYELGFDYVESGPLVRSSYHSERHVLQGYGRRKWLAEREEAGKVLG
- the accD gene encoding acetyl-CoA carboxylase, carboxyltransferase subunit beta — encoded protein: MNKEEDFDSNLAGEEGSQQSAEAKERWFRRLRKGITTSTADKKETPEGLWSKCPECNYICTTTELAESMYVCPKCNYHHRIGSEDYFNIIFDDKTYTVHFDNIISKDFLGFTDLKPYQKRLDEIHSKTDLKDSMRVAHGNVLGSGLVVAAMDFEFIGGSLGSVMGEKFARAVDLCIELHLPFLVISKSGGARMMESAFSLMQLAKTSGKLSQLSDAGLPFISMLTDPTFGGISASFGMLGDLNIAEPGALIGFAGPRVIKETIKKDLPEGFQRSEFLLDHGFLDFIVDRKTLKEKLAQVITLFNG
- a CDS encoding c-type cytochrome — protein: MSKPHSKKTVVLLLLNAAVFISVTAYKPYQQPRKRNLKVLPQDISRDSLQQIMRGYNTALGVKCNFCHAQSEMDPNRPDFASDAKPEKETTREMIRMTNDINRRYFTPATDTTKVIQAVSCATCHRGHELPEE
- the smpB gene encoding SsrA-binding protein, with product MAKEMNNRQAYFNYYIEDKYVAGIVLLGTEVKSIRDGKVSFNDAFCLFDDGELWVRGLYIAEYARGTSNNHIAVHDRKLLLTKRELKKMGVKMKEKGFTIVPLRVFLNEKNLVKVEIGLGRGKKLHDKRDTIKQRDADRDLKRYIG